A window of Chitinophagales bacterium contains these coding sequences:
- a CDS encoding ferredoxin — MPKLIQYRDKCIGCGICHQLQPAWWRMSKRDGKATLVKGEKKNQTYVREIPLIEEELIRRVVRDCPVHIIKWV; from the coding sequence ATGCCTAAACTCATTCAATACCGGGATAAGTGCATTGGTTGTGGTATTTGTCATCAATTACAACCGGCCTGGTGGCGGATGTCAAAAAGGGATGGGAAAGCCACGCTGGTAAAAGGAGAAAAGAAAAATCAAACCTATGTACGGGAAATTCCACTTATTGAAGAGGAACTTATCAGGCGTGTAGTCCGCGACTGTCCCGTACATATCATAAAATGGGTATGA
- a CDS encoding pyridoxamine 5'-phosphate oxidase family protein translates to MNKDIIKFIRKQKTATVCTVDEQGNPYCFSCFYVFDEEKVILIYKTHANSHHVPMMTKKMEVAGTILPGKADPVIVKGVQFEGVVIGPGDPDTTHASRDYHLRYPFALAMGGDIWVIRIQHIKMTDSSKGFGTKIEWNR, encoded by the coding sequence ATGAACAAGGATATCATTAAATTCATCAGAAAGCAAAAAACGGCTACGGTTTGTACCGTAGATGAGCAAGGGAATCCGTATTGCTTTAGTTGTTTCTATGTTTTTGACGAAGAAAAAGTCATTTTAATTTATAAAACACATGCCAATTCACACCATGTGCCAATGATGACGAAAAAAATGGAGGTGGCCGGCACGATCCTCCCTGGCAAAGCCGACCCGGTGATCGTCAAAGGTGTACAGTTTGAAGGGGTTGTTATCGGGCCGGGTGATCCGGATACAACCCATGCCTCCCGTGATTATCATTTACGCTATCCCTTTGCGCTCGCCATGGGTGGTGATATCTGGGTGATCAGGATACAGCATATCAAGATGACTGATAGCAGTAAGGGATTTGGGACCAAGATCGAGTGGAACCGGTAA
- a CDS encoding magnesium chelatase: MKHNEIKTLGQLKKSGYQSRSIKEEIRQNLIKRLKNKENSFPGILGYEDTVIPDVETALLSRHNILFLGLRGQAKTRMARLMTDLLDEYIPVIAGSEINDDPLHPISRYSLDLIAEKGDDTPIAWLHRAQRYGEKLATPDVSVADLIGDVDPIKAATLKLTFADERVIHYGIIPKSNRSIFVINELPDLQARIQVALFNILEEGDVQIRGFKLRLPLDILFVFTANPEDYTNRGSIVTPLKDRIESQILTHYPKDITTALEITAQEAAVTEEQSKKVRISDLGRRLIEQVAFEARGSELVDKKSGVSARLTISAYENAISTAERRAFVNGEKETQVWISDLAGIIPSITGKIELVYEGEQEGPYQVAMNLLDKAVRSQFINYFPNPESLKRRVKGKQDPEQKDENPYRPVTNWFDKGNHLDIFLHTKDEDKVQQLYKVEGLHALVKKFYKNANEKESALLMEFVLHGLASFSLISKKMIDGRIEFKDLMGSMINLGGGDEVDFDGEDFT; this comes from the coding sequence ATGAAACACAACGAAATAAAGACCTTAGGACAGTTAAAGAAATCGGGGTATCAATCCCGGTCGATCAAAGAAGAGATCCGGCAGAACCTGATCAAGCGGCTCAAGAACAAAGAGAATAGTTTCCCGGGCATCCTGGGCTATGAGGATACGGTGATCCCGGATGTGGAGACCGCTTTGCTTAGCCGGCATAATATCCTTTTTTTAGGATTGCGGGGGCAGGCCAAGACGCGCATGGCCCGGCTAATGACCGATCTGCTGGATGAATACATTCCCGTAATAGCCGGATCGGAGATCAATGATGATCCCCTGCATCCCATCTCCCGTTATTCACTCGACCTGATTGCTGAGAAAGGTGATGATACCCCAATTGCCTGGTTGCACCGGGCCCAACGTTATGGAGAAAAACTAGCCACACCTGATGTAAGCGTGGCCGACCTGATTGGCGATGTGGATCCCATAAAAGCGGCTACACTCAAACTCACTTTTGCCGATGAGCGGGTGATCCATTATGGTATCATCCCCAAGAGCAACCGGAGCATATTTGTGATCAATGAATTGCCCGATCTGCAAGCACGGATTCAGGTGGCTTTGTTCAATATATTGGAGGAAGGAGATGTACAGATACGTGGTTTCAAATTGAGGCTGCCATTGGACATTCTTTTTGTCTTTACGGCCAATCCGGAAGATTATACCAATCGGGGTTCCATCGTTACCCCGTTAAAAGACCGGATCGAGAGCCAGATACTCACACACTATCCCAAGGATATAACAACAGCCCTGGAAATAACCGCACAGGAAGCAGCGGTTACCGAAGAGCAAAGCAAAAAGGTCCGTATCAGTGACCTCGGCAGAAGGCTGATTGAGCAGGTGGCCTTTGAAGCCAGGGGCAGTGAACTGGTGGATAAAAAAAGCGGGGTCAGTGCACGATTGACGATCTCGGCCTATGAGAATGCGATCAGCACGGCTGAACGAAGGGCTTTTGTAAATGGAGAAAAGGAAACACAGGTTTGGATCAGTGACCTGGCGGGAATTATTCCTTCTATAACAGGAAAGATCGAACTGGTGTACGAAGGAGAACAGGAAGGTCCTTACCAGGTAGCCATGAATCTATTGGACAAGGCTGTACGCAGTCAGTTCATAAACTATTTCCCCAATCCCGAATCACTCAAGCGTCGGGTCAAAGGCAAACAGGACCCCGAACAAAAAGACGAAAACCCCTATCGTCCGGTAACCAATTGGTTCGACAAGGGCAATCATCTGGATATTTTCTTACATACCAAAGATGAGGATAAGGTACAACAGCTTTATAAAGTGGAAGGCCTCCATGCACTTGTAAAAAAGTTTTATAAAAATGCCAATGAAAAAGAGTCGGCCCTGCTGATGGAATTTGTCTTACATGGGTTGGCATCCTTTTCGCTGATCAGCAAGAAAATGATCGATGGTCGTATTGAGTTCAAGGACCTGATGGGATCGATGATCAATTTGGGCGGAGGAGATGAAGTGGATTTTGATGGCGAAGATTTTACATAA
- a CDS encoding DUF4258 domain-containing protein: MSLKKYAPYLLIGLLLLVLVLVQWLKKDPANPAPSPKPRTTTTTKDPASRVDRDRGFDRRISYIEYSNHAKCRMACRKISQAEVEEIMRDGTINYKKSDLQNARCPRYALEGRTRDDQRVRIIFAQCNESTTVVTVIDLETDYKCDCPGDDKKYQNKN; the protein is encoded by the coding sequence ATGTCCCTGAAGAAATACGCCCCCTATCTCCTCATTGGCCTGTTACTCCTGGTCCTGGTACTGGTTCAGTGGCTAAAAAAGGACCCGGCCAATCCTGCCCCGTCTCCAAAACCCCGAACCACCACTACGACAAAGGATCCCGCCTCCCGGGTTGACCGCGACAGAGGATTCGACCGCCGCATTTCTTATATCGAATACAGCAATCATGCAAAATGCCGGATGGCCTGTCGAAAAATATCCCAGGCCGAAGTGGAAGAGATCATGCGTGACGGCACCATCAACTATAAAAAAAGCGATCTCCAGAATGCCCGCTGTCCCCGCTATGCCCTTGAAGGACGTACCCGGGATGACCAACGGGTTCGGATTATTTTTGCCCAGTGCAATGAATCCACTACCGTGGTCACCGTCATTGACCTGGAAACAGATTATAAATGCGACTGCCCGGGGGATGATAAAAAATACCAAAACAAGAATTGA
- a CDS encoding 6-carboxytetrahydropterin synthase, protein MIRLTKIFHFEMAHALSQYNGPCKNIHGHTYTLHVTIGTNESIEDYIPSPGILIDFKLIKKIVQENIIQVLDHSLLLSREYTEQNPACLALHNLIIFEAEPSAENLLLFIRKQLIEFLPAGVDLKKLVLFETGDSYAEWEEG, encoded by the coding sequence ATGATCCGACTCACCAAGATCTTCCACTTTGAAATGGCACATGCCCTTTCCCAATACAATGGCCCTTGTAAGAATATCCATGGACATACCTATACCCTGCATGTGACCATTGGGACAAATGAAAGCATAGAGGACTATATCCCTTCGCCGGGCATATTGATTGATTTCAAACTGATCAAAAAGATCGTTCAGGAAAATATCATTCAGGTTCTTGACCATTCCCTTCTTCTTTCCCGGGAGTACACGGAGCAAAATCCGGCCTGTCTGGCCTTACACAACCTTATCATCTTTGAGGCAGAGCCATCGGCAGAAAACCTGCTCTTATTTATACGCAAACAACTGATCGAATTCCTCCCCGCCGGGGTTGATTTAAAGAAATTAGTCTTGTTCGAAACCGGGGATTCGTATGCGGAGTGGGAGGAGGGGTGA
- a CDS encoding VWA domain-containing protein gives MKGYHFRGYDPNQEGKTRFEQLLDIFLQILTYTSGDAGEALSWMNELDKQYQLTDGEYGMGDFIDDLKEKGYLTDENQKGEIKITPKTEQGIRKKSLEDIFGKLKKTKQGDHRTHKPGQGDETNPETRPFRFGDMLEQIDFTESIRNAQINHGIEGFHIQEDDLSIKETDFKSQTSTVLMIDISHSMILYGEDRITPAKKVAMALSELITTRYPKDTLDIVVFGNDAWPVEIKDLPYLQVGPYHTNTVAGLELAMDILRRRKNPNKQIFMITDGKPTCLKIGKRYYKNSFGLDRKVTSRCMNLAAQCKKLKIPITTFMIATDPYLQRFVQEFTETNNGKAFFASLDKLGAFIFRDFESGKRKTVY, from the coding sequence ATGAAAGGATACCATTTCAGAGGCTATGACCCCAATCAGGAAGGGAAAACAAGATTCGAGCAATTGCTCGATATTTTCCTGCAAATTCTCACCTATACCAGTGGGGATGCGGGCGAAGCTTTGTCCTGGATGAATGAACTGGACAAACAATACCAATTGACCGATGGTGAATATGGGATGGGGGATTTTATTGATGACCTGAAAGAGAAGGGATACCTGACTGACGAGAATCAAAAAGGAGAGATAAAGATCACCCCAAAGACCGAACAGGGTATTCGTAAGAAAAGCCTGGAGGACATTTTTGGCAAGCTTAAAAAGACCAAACAGGGTGATCACCGAACCCATAAGCCCGGACAAGGTGATGAGACAAATCCCGAAACACGCCCTTTTCGCTTTGGGGATATGCTGGAGCAAATCGATTTTACGGAATCCATCCGCAATGCACAGATCAATCATGGCATTGAAGGATTTCATATCCAGGAAGATGACCTGAGCATTAAAGAAACTGATTTTAAATCACAGACCTCTACGGTGCTGATGATCGATATCTCCCATTCCATGATCCTCTATGGCGAGGACCGGATCACACCCGCCAAAAAAGTGGCCATGGCCTTAAGTGAATTGATCACCACCCGTTATCCCAAGGATACCCTGGATATAGTGGTATTTGGGAATGACGCCTGGCCGGTGGAGATCAAAGACCTGCCCTATTTGCAGGTCGGTCCTTATCATACCAATACCGTAGCCGGCCTGGAACTGGCAATGGATATTTTGAGAAGAAGAAAGAACCCGAACAAACAGATCTTTATGATCACGGATGGGAAGCCTACCTGTTTGAAGATCGGTAAACGCTATTATAAAAACAGTTTTGGCCTTGACCGAAAGGTAACCAGCCGGTGTATGAACCTGGCGGCCCAATGTAAAAAATTAAAGATCCCGATCACAACCTTTATGATCGCGACCGATCCCTATCTGCAGCGGTTTGTGCAGGAGTTTACGGAAACGAATAATGGAAAGGCCTTTTTTGCAAGTTTGGATAAATTGGGGGCGTTCATATTCCGGGATTTTGAATCGGGGAAGAGGAAAACAGTATATTGA
- a CDS encoding 1-acyl-sn-glycerol-3-phosphate acyltransferase translates to MRHLVKPFHWLYLVYAFSLFVVMLIIIFPLVLLASLFGKIRGGNIIYRICMHWADAWYFLIGIWHRNSYESPHDKKRQYIFVANHISYLDGPELVKTLRQPMRALGKIEMEKIPLFGFIYSYAVVKVDRSDAEHRAKSIRNLKSVLNKGISIIIFPEGTFNMTDQPLLPFYDGAFRIAIETQTPIKPILFLDAYDRMHYRSVFSLNPGRSRSVFLPEIPVEGLTIEDIGALKEKVRGVMEEKLRSVGASWIGKA, encoded by the coding sequence ATGCGCCACCTGGTCAAACCCTTTCATTGGCTTTATCTGGTCTATGCCTTTTCCCTTTTTGTGGTCATGCTGATCATCATTTTCCCGCTGGTACTGCTGGCTTCCCTTTTTGGAAAGATCCGTGGGGGGAATATCATTTACCGGATATGTATGCACTGGGCGGATGCCTGGTACTTCCTGATCGGGATATGGCACCGGAATAGTTACGAATCTCCGCATGACAAAAAACGGCAGTATATTTTTGTTGCCAATCATATCTCTTACCTTGACGGTCCTGAATTGGTAAAAACCCTAAGACAGCCAATGCGAGCGCTCGGTAAAATTGAAATGGAGAAGATCCCCCTTTTTGGATTTATTTACTCCTATGCCGTGGTGAAAGTTGATCGCAGTGATGCAGAACACCGGGCTAAAAGTATTCGCAACCTTAAATCCGTTTTGAACAAAGGCATCTCGATCATCATCTTTCCGGAAGGCACCTTCAATATGACCGATCAACCGCTTCTTCCTTTTTATGACGGAGCTTTTCGCATTGCCATCGAAACCCAAACCCCGATCAAACCCATTCTTTTTCTGGATGCCTATGACCGGATGCACTATCGCTCGGTATTTTCCTTAAACCCCGGCCGCTCCCGTTCTGTTTTTCTTCCGGAGATTCCGGTAGAAGGATTGACCATAGAGGATATCGGAGCACTAAAAGAAAAGGTGCGGGGAGTGATGGAGGAAAAACTGCGATCGGTTGGCGCTTCATGGATCGGCAAAGCGTAG
- a CDS encoding U32 family peptidase: protein MTKSKTKVKLLAPAGSMDCVTAAINAGADAIYFGVEQLNMRTRSSGGFSIGDIKEVVRICHASGVKAYLTLNTIMYDHDLRLLQLILKEAREQGIDAVIAADVSVFQQCMALGIPVHVSTQANISNLAAVEFYARFSDLVVLARELTFQQIAHITSEIKRKDIRGVSGEPMQVEIFVHGALCMAVSGKCYLSLHSQWASANRGACVQNCRRPYKVADAETGEELLIDNEYIMSPKDLCTIGILDQVIETGVDVLKIEGRSKGADYVFETTSCYKEAIASIEAGTYTPDKKTVWLNRLNAVYNRGFWEGYYAGHSTGEWTSTPGSSATEKKIYVAKGVKYYGKIGVGEFDIETGSLEQGDIVMLIGNAHGMVKMKLEPLMVNGQPSEKAKKGDKITIPVATKVAPGDKLYKITEANA, encoded by the coding sequence ATGACAAAATCCAAAACCAAAGTAAAATTACTGGCCCCGGCGGGGTCGATGGACTGTGTAACCGCAGCCATTAATGCGGGCGCTGATGCCATCTATTTCGGAGTCGAGCAATTGAATATGCGTACCAGGTCCTCAGGTGGATTCTCGATCGGGGATATCAAAGAGGTGGTCAGGATATGTCATGCGTCGGGGGTAAAAGCCTATCTCACACTGAACACCATAATGTATGATCATGATCTTCGCCTGTTACAATTGATCTTAAAGGAGGCCCGGGAACAGGGTATTGATGCTGTGATTGCGGCGGATGTTTCCGTATTTCAGCAATGCATGGCTTTGGGTATCCCGGTACACGTTTCCACACAGGCCAATATCAGCAATCTCGCCGCCGTTGAATTTTATGCACGGTTCTCCGATCTGGTGGTTTTGGCCCGGGAGTTGACATTCCAGCAGATCGCCCATATTACGTCCGAAATAAAGCGCAAGGACATCCGAGGAGTGTCGGGAGAACCCATGCAGGTAGAGATATTTGTTCATGGCGCTTTGTGTATGGCTGTTTCCGGAAAATGTTACCTCAGTCTTCACTCCCAATGGGCTTCCGCTAACCGGGGTGCCTGTGTACAAAACTGCAGAAGGCCATATAAAGTGGCCGATGCGGAGACGGGCGAAGAGTTATTGATCGACAATGAGTATATCATGTCTCCCAAGGACCTATGTACCATTGGCATCCTCGACCAGGTAATAGAAACAGGTGTGGATGTACTCAAGATCGAAGGCCGGAGCAAGGGAGCCGATTATGTTTTTGAGACTACGAGCTGTTACAAAGAAGCGATCGCTTCGATTGAAGCAGGAACCTATACGCCGGATAAAAAAACGGTCTGGCTGAATCGCCTGAATGCCGTTTATAACCGGGGCTTCTGGGAAGGATATTATGCCGGACATTCGACGGGAGAATGGACTTCCACACCTGGTTCCAGTGCAACGGAGAAAAAGATCTATGTAGCCAAGGGTGTGAAATATTATGGGAAAATTGGGGTAGGGGAGTTTGATATCGAGACAGGAAGCCTCGAGCAGGGAGATATCGTCATGCTGATCGGGAATGCACATGGAATGGTGAAAATGAAACTGGAACCACTCATGGTCAATGGCCAACCTTCGGAAAAGGCGAAAAAGGGAGATAAGATCACGATCCCGGTGGCGACCAAGGTAGCCCCGGGCGATAAATTGTATAAGATCACTGAAGCCAATGCCTAA
- the murB gene encoding UDP-N-acetylmuramate dehydrogenase, which yields MNVLENISLKPYNTFGIEARARYFASFSSAESLDGLLDQQQKSVTSDTWIWGGGSNILLTQDLNGWVLKNDCRGIEEVHEDREYVYVKVGAGENWHQFVQYCTLRNWAGLENLSLIPGNVGAAPIQNIGAYGVELRDTFLDLEAFHLKDKRIITFTNSDCRFGYRDSVFKQELKGQVAILNVTFRLKKHPVFHTSYGAITQELEKMGVQQLSIQAIAEAVIRIRKSKLPDPQFIGNAGSFFKNPEISAQEFNNLRQQFPDIVGYSVMGDRVKLAAGWMIEQCGWKGYRKGDAGCHEKQALVLVNYGHATGKELFSLSEEILASVKSKFGVILEREVNIL from the coding sequence ATGAACGTCCTCGAAAACATCTCCCTCAAACCCTATAACACTTTCGGTATAGAGGCAAGAGCAAGGTATTTTGCATCATTTTCTTCCGCCGAATCGTTGGATGGACTATTGGATCAACAGCAAAAAAGCGTCACCAGCGATACATGGATTTGGGGAGGAGGGAGCAACATCCTACTGACTCAGGACCTTAACGGTTGGGTATTGAAAAATGACTGCAGAGGAATTGAAGAGGTACATGAAGACAGGGAGTATGTATATGTCAAAGTAGGTGCCGGTGAAAACTGGCATCAGTTTGTTCAATATTGTACCCTCCGCAATTGGGCCGGGTTGGAAAACCTTTCTCTCATTCCGGGGAATGTAGGTGCCGCCCCCATTCAGAATATCGGTGCATATGGAGTGGAACTGAGGGACACTTTTCTGGACCTGGAGGCTTTTCACCTGAAAGACAAACGGATCATTACGTTTACGAATTCCGATTGCCGTTTTGGTTACCGTGACAGTGTGTTCAAACAGGAATTAAAAGGGCAGGTGGCTATCCTCAATGTCACCTTCCGATTAAAAAAGCACCCGGTCTTTCATACCAGTTATGGTGCTATCACCCAGGAATTGGAAAAAATGGGCGTGCAGCAGTTATCCATTCAGGCCATTGCTGAAGCGGTGATCCGCATCCGAAAATCCAAACTCCCGGATCCGCAATTCATCGGCAATGCGGGCAGCTTCTTTAAAAACCCTGAAATTAGTGCCCAGGAATTTAACAATTTACGCCAGCAATTCCCTGATATCGTTGGGTACTCAGTAATGGGCGACCGGGTAAAATTGGCCGCCGGATGGATGATCGAACAGTGCGGTTGGAAGGGTTATAGGAAAGGGGACGCCGGTTGTCACGAAAAACAAGCGCTTGTCCTTGTTAACTATGGTCATGCTACCGGGAAGGAGTTATTTTCCCTCAGTGAAGAAATATTGGCATCTGTCAAGAGTAAATTTGGTGTGATACTGGAAAGAGAAGTGAATATTCTTTAA
- the priA gene encoding primosomal protein N', which produces MPNRYAEIIIPLALPKNYTWQVPTSMAEAVKPGIRVEVNLGKNKKYAGIVKRIHQEKPEFFEPKEILNVLDTEPVVYESQLRLWEWMASYYMCSEGEVMAAALPSHFKLSSETIVVFNEEFGEDFSTLDHDEYLVGEALLIKKELSISEVQQLLDSSHVYPVINRLIQKKLAHVWEALKNSYTPKKEHFVVLEAMYKEEEKLAELLNNWSRAPKQMELLLSYLHLEKTEGEVTRPSLLKKSGASEAQLKGLVEKGILRVEKREVDRIRYLAPHVQIDFELSPAQEKAWKEVKQQLQEKSACLLHGVTSSGKTQLYIKLIEEQIRKGKQVLYMLPEIALTSQIIRRLQRHFGGYIGIYHSRFNQNERVEIWNKVRSGELKIVLGARSSIFLPYQDLGLVIVDEEHDSSFKQQDPAPRYHGRDAAIFFASMFPDSKVLLGSATPALETYHNARQGKYGLVELMERYGEVNLPPIEFIDTRKLIQKDRNKIILSEPLTQAITEVLDRGKQIILFQNRRGYSPLQICMACGWIPQCRYCDVSLTFHKLTNKLVCHYCGTTYPPVVTCAACGSHQFMQKNFGTERIEEQLQETFPEARIARMDVDTVRGKNAHDTLIQQFENGRVDILVGTQMVVKGLDFDSVDLVGVLDADGLLHFAEFRVHERAFQLLEQVSGRAGRKEATGKVLIQTMQPQHPVLQFVQQHDYKGFFEAEIKSRQQFHYPPLSRLIHLGFKHKFKEVVEKAAERFAQSLHNKYGNYLVGPAEPVVGRVRNQYLMELLFKLPRDTKLIAQCKRDILEQIAILHQDKSFRSVTVVPDVDVV; this is translated from the coding sequence ATGCCCAACCGCTACGCCGAGATCATCATTCCGTTGGCCCTGCCCAAGAACTACACCTGGCAGGTACCAACCTCTATGGCTGAGGCGGTAAAACCCGGCATTCGGGTGGAAGTGAACCTGGGCAAGAATAAAAAATACGCCGGTATTGTCAAGCGGATCCACCAGGAGAAACCGGAATTCTTTGAACCCAAAGAAATTCTGAATGTGCTGGATACAGAACCGGTGGTTTACGAAAGTCAGCTCAGGCTCTGGGAGTGGATGGCATCCTACTATATGTGCAGTGAAGGAGAGGTGATGGCTGCGGCCCTGCCTTCGCATTTCAAACTGAGCTCGGAAACGATCGTCGTGTTTAACGAGGAATTTGGTGAGGATTTTTCTACCCTTGATCATGATGAATACCTGGTAGGGGAAGCCTTATTGATCAAGAAGGAACTTTCCATTTCGGAAGTACAACAGCTCCTGGATTCCTCCCATGTTTACCCGGTCATCAACCGGTTGATCCAGAAAAAACTGGCGCATGTATGGGAAGCACTGAAGAATTCCTATACCCCCAAGAAAGAACATTTTGTGGTGCTGGAGGCTATGTATAAAGAAGAAGAAAAACTGGCGGAGCTGCTGAACAACTGGTCCCGCGCCCCCAAACAAATGGAATTGTTACTTTCTTATCTCCATTTGGAAAAGACAGAAGGTGAGGTAACTCGTCCTTCCCTGTTAAAAAAATCAGGCGCCAGTGAAGCACAACTCAAAGGGCTGGTGGAAAAAGGGATCCTGCGCGTGGAAAAAAGAGAAGTGGACAGGATCCGCTATCTCGCACCTCATGTTCAAATTGATTTTGAATTGTCGCCAGCCCAGGAGAAAGCCTGGAAGGAGGTGAAACAACAACTGCAGGAAAAATCAGCTTGTCTGCTGCATGGCGTTACCTCCAGTGGTAAGACACAACTTTATATCAAACTTATTGAAGAGCAGATAAGAAAGGGGAAACAGGTACTTTATATGCTACCCGAGATCGCCCTGACCTCCCAGATCATCCGGCGTTTACAAAGACATTTCGGGGGATATATCGGCATCTATCATTCCCGGTTCAACCAGAATGAGCGAGTGGAGATCTGGAATAAAGTGAGATCAGGGGAACTAAAGATCGTATTGGGGGCCCGCTCTTCTATTTTTCTTCCGTATCAGGACCTGGGTCTGGTCATCGTGGATGAAGAGCATGATTCCTCCTTTAAACAACAGGATCCCGCCCCACGCTATCATGGTCGTGATGCCGCTATTTTCTTTGCCTCCATGTTTCCCGATTCAAAGGTCCTGCTTGGATCCGCAACCCCTGCCCTGGAAACCTATCACAATGCCCGGCAGGGGAAATATGGCCTTGTAGAATTAATGGAAAGGTATGGAGAGGTCAATCTGCCACCGATCGAGTTTATCGATACACGCAAACTGATACAAAAGGACAGGAATAAGATCATTCTCTCCGAACCGCTCACACAAGCGATCACAGAAGTATTGGATCGAGGGAAACAGATCATCCTTTTTCAAAACCGAAGAGGGTATTCACCGCTCCAGATATGTATGGCCTGTGGATGGATACCACAATGCCGGTATTGTGATGTATCGCTCACTTTTCATAAACTGACGAATAAATTGGTTTGTCATTATTGTGGAACTACCTATCCACCCGTGGTCACCTGTGCGGCTTGTGGCAGCCATCAATTCATGCAAAAGAACTTTGGTACCGAACGGATCGAAGAACAATTGCAGGAAACATTTCCCGAAGCCCGTATTGCCCGCATGGATGTGGATACGGTCCGGGGTAAAAATGCACATGATACCCTGATCCAGCAGTTTGAGAATGGCCGGGTAGATATCCTCGTGGGTACGCAGATGGTTGTCAAAGGACTCGATTTTGACAGTGTCGACCTGGTTGGGGTATTGGATGCGGATGGGTTATTGCATTTCGCCGAGTTCAGGGTCCATGAACGCGCTTTTCAATTATTGGAGCAGGTGAGTGGCCGGGCTGGGCGAAAAGAAGCTACGGGAAAGGTGCTGATCCAAACCATGCAACCGCAACATCCGGTACTCCAATTTGTCCAGCAACATGATTACAAAGGTTTTTTTGAGGCGGAAATAAAAAGCCGCCAGCAATTTCATTATCCCCCTTTATCCCGGTTGATCCATTTAGGATTTAAACACAAGTTTAAAGAGGTGGTGGAAAAAGCGGCAGAACGTTTTGCCCAATCCTTACATAATAAATACGGAAACTATCTTGTAGGCCCTGCAGAACCCGTTGTAGGCCGTGTACGGAATCAATACCTGATGGAGTTACTTTTTAAACTTCCGCGCGATACAAAACTCATCGCGCAATGTAAACGCGATATACTCGAGCAGATCGCCATCCTGCACCAGGATAAAAGCTTTCGGAGTGTGACGGTTGTGCCGGATGTGGATGTGGTTTGA